Part of the Oscillibacter hominis genome is shown below.
GCAGCACATATTGCCCAAATTGTCAAAAGGCTTTCCCGGCCGGGGCAGGTTCTCTGCAGGTCAAAAGTCAAGGAGACAATCAGGCATAGCATACACTAAATAAATAATCCGAACACGCGCGGCGGCGGGGAATAATCCCCGCCGCCGCGCGCCCTTCTGCATTTGCGAAAAGAGAGCTGGATTGGCGCAGAAAGCGATACCCTACAGCGAAAAGTGGTTTTTGTGAAACGTCAAGATACCCTCACGGCGCATTTTGCTCAGTTCGGCGGAAAGGCCGCTGCGCTCCACCGACAGATAGTCCGCCAGCTGCTGGCGGGAAAACGGGATATCAAAGGCGGAGGCCCCCTGCCGCCGGGCCTCCGCGGAGAGGTAGGATAATATCTTCTCCCGGGTGGTACGCTGCCCCATGTGGGTGATTTTTTCGCTGAAGCGGAGATTTTTCCCAGCCAGGTCGGCAATCAGGTTTTGAATCAGCTGGCTGTGGCCGCCGCAGGCGTTCGGACAGGCAGTCAGAATCCGCCGGACATTCAAATGCAAAATGGCGCAGGGCCGCTCCGCCACCACGCTGACACTCAGCGCGGACCCGGGAGAGCAGGCGAAGGATTCCGCAAACAGCTGCCCCGGGTCAATGTGGGACACAATGTTCCGGTTCCCCCAGTAGTCCTCCTGCACAATCAGCGCACCGCCGGAGAGCATCAGTTTAAAAGAGTCCACCTCCTCTCCGGCGCGGAGGAGGTATGTCTCTTTGGGGTAGTGCTCAATTCGTGCCTCCAGGCACCGGAGCATGGTCTCAAGATCATCCCCTTTGATTCCGGAAAAAATGGGCGCGCTTTGGATTACGGACAAGTATTGTGTCAAAAAAGTCACCTCTGTTGAAATTTCAACCGATATGTTTTCTGCATCGTACTATACTGAATCCGAAAACGCAAGACCAATTGGTCGAATTTGATATCATTCGGAGGATTGACTCATGAAACGAAAAATTGTCCAGATTGATGAAGCAAAATGCAACGGCTGCGGCGCATGCGCGGCGGCCTGCCATGAAGGCGCCATTGCCATGGTGGGCGGAAAGGCCCGCCTGATTCGCGACGACTACTGCGACGGGCTGGGTGACTGTCTCCCGGCCTGCCCCACGGACGCAATTCAAATCATCGAGCGGGAGGCGGCCCCCTATGACGAGGCGGCCGTCAAAGCCCGCCAGGCTGGGCTGGGCGCCCCCTGCGGCTGCCCCGGAACGCGGATGAAAACCATCCGCCACGCCCAGGGCGCCCAGCTGCCTCCCGCAAGCAACGTCCAGCCCCAGAGCCAGCTTTCCCAGTGGCCAGTACAGATCAAGCTGGTCCCTGTCAACGCCCCCTATTTCGACGGTGCCAAGCTGCTGATCGCGGCGGACTGCACCGCCTACGCCTACGCCGGATTTCACGAGCGGTTCATCCGGGGCCACATCACCCTTGTTGGCTGCCCCAAACTGGACGCGGTGGACTACTCGGAAAAGCTGGCCGCCATTCTTCGGGAAAACAACATTGAGAGCCTCACCATTGTCCGCATGGAGGTCCCCTGCTGCGGTGGGATCGAGCAGGCCGCGAAAAGCGCCCTGCAGCAAAGCGGGAAATTCATTCCCTGGCAGGTGGTGACCATCTCCACCGACGGCAGGATTTTGGATTGACCCTTTTTCCTGATTTTGTTTTACCGGCGGTTCGCCAAGTCATACGCTGCACACGGGCCTGCGCTATCCGCGCAGGCCCGCTTCGTTTTGCGCGGTCCCTCTGTAAAGAACCCGTTAATCTTTTCAGCAGCCTTTTCCCTGTCTTCCCCGCGCCGACACCCTCTTTACAGCCCAAGCCGTTCAGGGTCCGCTCCAAGCCAGCCCGCGCCCTGGCCCCTGACACAGAAGCGTTTGGCGGTCCGTCCCGATTTTCTTGCATCCAAACCAGCTTGTCCTGGCATCATTTCTTCGATTCTTCACAGAATATGTACCCATACAATTCCATCCAAAACGTCTGGGTCATCATTCCAAACCCACAATGACAGATGGCTTGCATCTTGCGTAAAATGGGTGTAATGTGATAGGCACATTTTAAATGGTTTCTTGCAACTAAGGGAGGTGCTCTTTTGGATAAAGTCATTCAGGAGTTGGTTGCAATCGACCGCCAGGCCCGAGAGGCGGTACGCTCTGCCCAACAGCGGAGCGAGGCGGAACGGGCTAAGATCGTCCAGGAGAAAGAAGCGCTCAGCGCCTGTTATCGCAAGCGGGCCGAACAAAAGGCGTTGGCGCTGGAGAAGTCTGCGGGCGAAGAGGCGGATCAAAAGGTGCAGCAACTGGAGAAAGCGCATCAGGCATCCCTTCAGGACCTGGAGAGTCGGTTTGACCGCCGGCGGCAGCAGTGGGTCGACGAGATTGTAGCGCGCTGCATCCAGCGGTGAAGGGGGCGCCAAAATGCTGACCTCCTTTTCGAGCAAGGCCATCATGGCCAAGTGCAAGGCCATGTATGGCCAGCATCTGACGGCTCAGCAATACCAGGAGTTGATGCACTGCACCAGTGTCTCAGCCATTGCCTCCTATCTTAAGGAGGAGCCCGCCTATCAGCAGGCCCTTGCCTCCGTCCGTCCCGACGCCATCTACCGGGCCCAGTTGGAGCGGATGCTACGGAAAAGCCGCCACGCCCAGTACGCCGGATTGATGCGCTACGACTTCTCCGCATCGGACAGCTTTTACCGCTGCTTGATGCGCACGGGGGAAATCGAGCAGATACTGGAGCTGATCCGTCTGCTGAATGCCGGTTATCCGGAGCGCTTTGCCAAACAGTACCCCGTTTTCCTGGAGCATGGCGCAAGCTTTTCCTTTGAGGCTCTGGCTCAAGTCCGGGAGTTTCCCCAGCTCCTGCAGGTATTGGAGCGCACTCCCTATGCAAAGGCCCTGGAACCTTTTCAGCCGGAGGAGGCAGGCCAGTCCATCGACTATACCGGCTGTGAAACCGCCTTGTATGCCGATTACTACCGCCGTCTGGAGCAGACCGTGGACCAGCTTTTCCGGGGACGGGTCCGTTCTCAGCTCCAAGAACTGATTGAGACCCACGTGGAGCTCATCAACATCCGCACCATCTACCG
Proteins encoded:
- a CDS encoding Crp/Fnr family transcriptional regulator, which translates into the protein MTFLTQYLSVIQSAPIFSGIKGDDLETMLRCLEARIEHYPKETYLLRAGEEVDSFKLMLSGGALIVQEDYWGNRNIVSHIDPGQLFAESFACSPGSALSVSVVAERPCAILHLNVRRILTACPNACGGHSQLIQNLIADLAGKNLRFSEKITHMGQRTTREKILSYLSAEARRQGASAFDIPFSRQQLADYLSVERSGLSAELSKMRREGILTFHKNHFSL
- a CDS encoding ATP-binding protein translates to MKRKIVQIDEAKCNGCGACAAACHEGAIAMVGGKARLIRDDYCDGLGDCLPACPTDAIQIIEREAAPYDEAAVKARQAGLGAPCGCPGTRMKTIRHAQGAQLPPASNVQPQSQLSQWPVQIKLVPVNAPYFDGAKLLIAADCTAYAYAGFHERFIRGHITLVGCPKLDAVDYSEKLAAILRENNIESLTIVRMEVPCCGGIEQAAKSALQQSGKFIPWQVVTISTDGRILD
- a CDS encoding V-type ATPase subunit — translated: MLTSFSSKAIMAKCKAMYGQHLTAQQYQELMHCTSVSAIASYLKEEPAYQQALASVRPDAIYRAQLERMLRKSRHAQYAGLMRYDFSASDSFYRCLMRTGEIEQILELIRLLNAGYPERFAKQYPVFLEHGASFSFEALAQVREFPQLLQVLERTPYAKALEPFQPEEAGQSIDYTGCETALYADYYRRLEQTVDQLFRGRVRSQLQELIETHVELINIRTIYRMKTFFPDAEPDRIRRLLLPSWRRISAAELEQFLSAPTAGEFRTALSGSRYSKYFGSDDLVDIDYRADRVEYHLARRFMHFASDAPTAFMAFMVLTQLELENIVTIIEAVRYGTPPEEIASMLIL